A genomic stretch from Frigoribacterium sp. PvP032 includes:
- a CDS encoding ATP-dependent DNA ligase: MASKGRGERVQVGGHTLQLTNLDKVLYPASGTTKADVLGYYASVAEWMLPHVEGRPATRKRWVNGVDGEVFFEKNLPDSAPDWVARHEIEHKDHANVYPMVNDLATLTWLAQVAALEVHVPQWRFGPRGAQRNPDRLVLDLDPGEGVGLAECVEVAQLLRPLLDGMGLELVPVTSGSKGVHLYARLDGKQTSAQVSDVAHELARAVEADHPDLVLSTMGKADRHGKVLLDWSQNNGNKTTVAPYSLRGRERPTVAMPRTWRELASKQLRQLEYTEVLERLRRRGDPLADVSSGTPVPPGELGDDMRNTESPEHEHDDDTATGGDGEKREGRDRLAKYRSMRDASKTAEPVPAAAPPTSDGRSFVIQEHHASRLHWDFRLEHDGVLVSWALPKGEPDDPGTNHLAVMTEDHPLEYGTFEGTIAKGEYGAGEVTIWDSGTYDVEKWRDGKEVIAVLHGEQRGTRRVALIHTGHGGGKADRNWLIHRMADDAADGGSGRKKRGKTVIGSGRGSGPDRGSSTGRASSDASDGDAPDPVSPMLAVAGTAADVDDDRAIEMKWDGIRAIAVVQGGRVTLTSRNGHDLTPAYPELQVLAEQVVSEGGAVLDGEVVAVDESGRPDFGLLQTRMGLTKPREVEQAAKGAPIRYLLFDVLQAEGRSLLRETYDERREVLERIVTSGGPIDVPAVFDGDLEEAMRTSQRLRLEGVVAKRRDATYSAGRRSRAWMKLKHHATQEVVIAGWRPGNGRRASGVGSLLMGVPGDDGLVYVGRVGTGFRDRDLDELLTEFRKVERKTSPLVDVPAADAGDAHWITPSRVGEVSFAEWTSTGRLRQPSWRGWRPDKSPDDVVRES, encoded by the coding sequence ATGGCCAGCAAGGGACGCGGCGAGCGCGTGCAGGTCGGCGGGCACACGCTGCAGCTCACCAACCTCGACAAGGTGCTGTACCCCGCGAGCGGCACGACGAAGGCGGACGTCCTCGGCTACTACGCCTCCGTCGCGGAGTGGATGCTGCCGCACGTCGAGGGGCGTCCCGCGACGCGGAAGCGCTGGGTGAACGGGGTCGACGGCGAGGTGTTCTTCGAGAAGAACCTGCCCGACTCCGCACCCGACTGGGTCGCCCGGCACGAGATCGAGCACAAGGACCACGCGAACGTCTACCCGATGGTCAACGACCTCGCGACGCTCACCTGGCTGGCGCAGGTCGCCGCTCTCGAGGTGCACGTGCCCCAGTGGCGCTTCGGCCCGCGCGGCGCGCAGCGGAACCCCGACCGGCTCGTGCTCGACCTCGACCCGGGCGAGGGCGTCGGCCTGGCCGAGTGCGTCGAGGTCGCGCAGCTGCTGCGGCCCCTGCTCGACGGGATGGGCCTCGAGCTCGTGCCGGTGACGAGCGGCAGCAAGGGCGTGCACCTCTACGCGCGGCTCGACGGGAAGCAGACGAGCGCGCAGGTGAGCGACGTCGCCCACGAGCTCGCCCGGGCCGTCGAGGCCGACCACCCCGACCTCGTGCTGAGCACGATGGGCAAGGCCGACCGCCACGGCAAGGTGCTGCTCGACTGGTCGCAGAACAACGGCAACAAGACGACGGTCGCGCCGTACTCGCTGCGCGGCCGCGAGCGCCCGACCGTCGCGATGCCGCGCACCTGGCGCGAGCTGGCGTCGAAGCAGCTGCGGCAGCTCGAGTACACCGAGGTGCTGGAGCGGCTGAGGCGCCGCGGAGATCCCCTGGCCGACGTGTCGAGCGGCACTCCGGTGCCCCCAGGAGAGCTCGGCGACGACATGCGCAACACCGAGTCGCCCGAGCACGAGCACGACGACGACACGGCGACGGGCGGCGACGGAGAGAAGCGCGAGGGGCGCGACCGCCTCGCGAAGTACCGCTCGATGCGCGACGCGTCGAAGACCGCCGAGCCGGTCCCCGCCGCCGCACCGCCGACGAGCGACGGCCGCAGCTTCGTCATCCAGGAGCACCACGCCAGCCGCCTGCACTGGGACTTCCGCCTCGAGCACGACGGCGTCCTCGTCAGCTGGGCCCTGCCCAAGGGCGAGCCGGACGACCCCGGCACGAACCACCTCGCGGTGATGACCGAGGACCACCCGCTCGAGTACGGCACCTTCGAGGGCACGATCGCGAAGGGCGAGTACGGCGCCGGCGAGGTCACGATCTGGGACTCCGGCACGTACGACGTCGAGAAGTGGCGCGACGGCAAGGAGGTGATCGCGGTGCTGCACGGCGAGCAGCGCGGCACCCGCCGGGTCGCCCTGATCCACACCGGCCACGGCGGTGGCAAGGCCGACCGGAACTGGCTGATCCACCGGATGGCGGACGATGCCGCCGACGGCGGCTCGGGCCGGAAGAAGCGCGGCAAGACCGTGATCGGCTCGGGCAGGGGATCCGGTCCCGACCGCGGTTCGAGCACCGGGCGCGCGTCCTCCGACGCGAGCGACGGCGACGCCCCCGACCCCGTCTCCCCCATGCTCGCCGTCGCGGGCACCGCAGCCGACGTCGACGACGACAGGGCGATCGAGATGAAGTGGGACGGCATCCGCGCGATCGCCGTCGTCCAGGGCGGCCGCGTCACGCTGACCAGCCGCAACGGCCACGACCTCACTCCCGCCTACCCCGAGCTGCAGGTGCTGGCCGAGCAGGTCGTCAGCGAAGGAGGCGCGGTGCTCGACGGCGAGGTCGTGGCCGTCGACGAGTCCGGTCGCCCCGACTTCGGGCTGCTGCAGACGCGCATGGGCCTGACGAAGCCGCGCGAGGTCGAGCAGGCCGCGAAGGGAGCGCCGATCCGCTACCTGCTCTTCGACGTGCTGCAGGCCGAGGGCAGGTCGCTGCTGCGGGAGACGTACGACGAGCGTCGGGAGGTGCTCGAGCGGATCGTGACGTCCGGGGGCCCGATCGACGTGCCGGCCGTCTTCGACGGCGACCTGGAGGAGGCGATGCGGACCTCTCAGCGCCTCCGGCTGGAAGGGGTGGTCGCGAAGCGCCGCGACGCGACCTACAGCGCCGGTCGACGCTCGCGCGCCTGGATGAAGCTGAAGCACCACGCGACGCAGGAGGTGGTGATCGCGGGCTGGCGTCCCGGGAACGGTCGTCGCGCCTCCGGTGTCGGCTCACTGCTGATGGGGGTGCCCGGCGACGACGGGCTCGTGTACGTCGGGCGGGTCGGCACCGGGTTCCGCGACCGCGACCTGGACGAGCTGCTGACGGAGTTCAGGAAGGTCGAGCGGAAGACGAGCCCGCTCGTCGACGTGCCCGCCGCCGACGCCGGCGACGCGCACTGGATCACGCCGTCGCGCGTCGGCGAGGTGTCGTTCGCGGAATGGACGTCGACCGGTCGCCTCCGCCAGCCCTCGTGGCGCGGCTGGCGCCCCGACAAGTCGCCCGACGACGTCGTCCGCGAGAGCTGA
- a CDS encoding MFS transporter: MTDARGQRIVLVVAVLASFVAFLDGSIVTVALPAIARGLGEGGAGPASGADLTLQQWVVDAYLLALGSLMLVAGSLSDTFGRVRVLRAGLVAFALTSLLAALAPDPGLLIAARALQGVAAALLVPSSLALITSTFTGPAQGRAIGSWTAWTGVAFLIGPLAGGALVDTLGWRWVFAVVVVPVVLTLLLMTRLPGDAHRGGPDQPARVDVVGAVLAAVGLAGPVFALIEGQRVGFGAWFVVVPLVVGVVALAAFVWWERRAPQPMMPLDLFRTREFAVGNLATVGLYAAISLGTLTIPLVVQELAGLSATLAGLVTLPTTIVSLLFSTMFGTLAATHGPRLFMTIGPLITASGFLWMLLVRDPIDVWWQVVPGVVLFGLGLSVTVAPLTSAVLSGISPARSGIASAVNNAISRVAGLVAVAFLGVIAGGALTVDGFHRVVVVVAVLLVGSSLVSFVGLRGTRRAS, translated from the coding sequence ATGACAGACGCCCGCGGCCAGCGCATCGTCCTCGTGGTCGCGGTGCTCGCCTCCTTCGTGGCGTTCCTCGACGGGTCGATCGTGACCGTCGCGCTGCCGGCGATCGCACGGGGCCTGGGCGAAGGAGGCGCGGGCCCGGCGAGCGGAGCCGACCTGACCCTGCAGCAGTGGGTCGTCGACGCGTACCTGCTCGCGCTCGGCTCGCTGATGCTCGTCGCGGGGTCGCTCAGCGACACGTTCGGGCGGGTGCGCGTGCTGCGCGCGGGCCTCGTCGCCTTCGCACTGACGAGCCTGCTCGCGGCGCTGGCCCCCGACCCCGGCCTGCTCATCGCCGCCCGTGCGCTGCAGGGCGTGGCCGCGGCGCTGCTCGTGCCGTCGAGCCTCGCGCTGATCACGTCGACGTTCACCGGGCCGGCCCAGGGCCGCGCGATCGGCTCGTGGACCGCGTGGACCGGCGTCGCTTTCCTGATCGGGCCGCTCGCCGGCGGCGCCCTCGTCGACACGCTCGGCTGGCGGTGGGTGTTCGCCGTGGTCGTCGTGCCGGTGGTGCTGACGCTGCTGCTGATGACGCGCCTGCCCGGCGACGCGCACCGGGGCGGACCCGACCAGCCCGCCCGTGTCGACGTCGTCGGCGCCGTGCTCGCCGCCGTCGGCCTCGCGGGCCCGGTGTTCGCGCTGATCGAGGGCCAGCGCGTCGGCTTCGGCGCCTGGTTCGTCGTCGTGCCGCTCGTCGTCGGCGTCGTCGCGCTCGCCGCCTTCGTCTGGTGGGAGCGGCGAGCGCCGCAGCCGATGATGCCGCTCGACCTGTTCCGCACCCGCGAGTTCGCCGTCGGCAACCTCGCGACGGTCGGGCTCTACGCCGCGATCAGCCTCGGCACGCTGACCATCCCCCTCGTGGTGCAGGAGCTCGCCGGCCTCTCCGCAACCCTCGCCGGCCTCGTCACCCTGCCGACGACCATCGTCTCCCTGCTCTTCTCGACGATGTTCGGCACGCTCGCCGCGACGCACGGACCGCGCCTGTTCATGACGATCGGCCCGCTGATCACGGCGAGCGGGTTCCTCTGGATGCTGCTCGTGCGCGACCCGATCGACGTCTGGTGGCAGGTCGTGCCCGGGGTCGTCCTGTTCGGGCTCGGGCTCTCGGTGACGGTCGCCCCGCTCACCTCGGCCGTGCTGTCGGGCATCTCGCCGGCCCGGTCGGGCATCGCGTCGGCGGTCAACAACGCGATCTCGCGGGTGGCAGGACTGGTCGCAGTCGCGTTCCTGGGCGTCATCGCCGGAGGCGCGCTCACGGTCGACGGGTTCCACCGCGTCGTCGTCGTGGTCGCGGTGCTGCTCGTCGGCAGCTCGCTCGTCTCGTTCGTCGGCCTGCGGGGCACGCGCCGCGCCTCCTAG
- a CDS encoding MerR family transcriptional regulator has product MRISELADVSGVPIATIKYYLREGLLPEGERTSATQARYGDEHARRLRLVRALVGPGGLSVARARGVLEFLDLEHDSVGEVLGVAQHAVTPAAPEGVDHARARGLVERWGWTVDPGDGPVLAALEVAVDGLEAAGFDLPPERLDGYARAMHDVADAEIAGVPLESVDAAVQYVVLGTVLVEPLLLALRRLAQQDASWRRFGDLVGGSPAPTPPV; this is encoded by the coding sequence ATGCGCATCTCCGAGCTCGCCGACGTGAGCGGCGTCCCGATCGCGACGATCAAGTACTACCTGCGCGAGGGGCTGCTGCCCGAGGGCGAGCGCACCTCGGCCACGCAGGCCCGCTACGGCGACGAGCACGCACGACGGCTGCGACTCGTGCGGGCCCTGGTCGGCCCCGGCGGGCTCAGCGTCGCGCGGGCTCGCGGGGTGCTCGAGTTCCTCGACCTGGAGCACGACTCGGTGGGGGAGGTGCTCGGCGTCGCCCAGCACGCGGTCACGCCCGCCGCGCCCGAGGGAGTCGACCACGCCAGGGCGCGCGGCCTCGTCGAGCGCTGGGGCTGGACCGTCGACCCGGGCGACGGCCCCGTGCTCGCCGCGCTCGAGGTCGCCGTCGACGGGCTCGAGGCCGCCGGCTTCGACCTGCCGCCCGAGCGTCTCGACGGCTACGCGCGGGCCATGCACGACGTCGCGGACGCCGAGATCGCCGGGGTCCCGCTCGAGAGCGTCGACGCCGCCGTGCAGTACGTCGTGCTGGGGACGGTGCTGGTCGAGCCGCTGCTGCTGGCGCTCCGGCGGCTGGCGCAGCAGGACGCGTCGTGGCGGCGCTTCGGCGACCTCGTCGGCGGGTCGCCGGCGCCGACTCCTCCGGTCTAG
- a CDS encoding DUF4188 domain-containing protein, whose protein sequence is MARVIPGRTTHRHEGELVVFLIGMSVNKIWRPDQWLPVFAAMTPMIVELFRDKESGLRGLRTTIGSRGPVLVQYWDSLEKLYAYAGSADQAHRPAWSAFNRRARKAPGAVGIWHETFVVERAESMYVGMPASGLALATEAVPVGPRADTARARAAAGRTAAGPASSS, encoded by the coding sequence ATGGCCCGTGTCATCCCCGGCAGGACGACCCACCGGCACGAGGGCGAGCTCGTCGTCTTCCTGATCGGCATGAGCGTCAACAAGATCTGGCGGCCCGACCAGTGGCTGCCCGTGTTCGCCGCCATGACCCCGATGATCGTCGAGCTGTTCAGGGACAAGGAGTCGGGGCTCCGCGGCCTGCGCACCACGATCGGCTCGCGAGGGCCGGTGCTGGTGCAGTACTGGGACTCGCTCGAGAAGCTCTACGCCTACGCCGGCTCGGCCGACCAGGCCCACCGCCCCGCGTGGAGCGCCTTCAACCGCCGGGCCCGCAAGGCACCGGGCGCGGTCGGCATCTGGCACGAGACGTTCGTCGTCGAGCGCGCCGAGAGCATGTACGTCGGGATGCCCGCCTCCGGCCTCGCCCTGGCCACGGAGGCCGTGCCCGTCGGCCCGCGCGCCGACACCGCCCGCGCCCGCGCCGCCGCCGGCCGCACCGCGGCCGGCCCCGCCTCCTCCTCCTGA
- a CDS encoding GNAT family N-acetyltransferase, producing MLTTDRLLLRRWRDADREPFAALNADPVVMEFFPSTRTRAESDEMIDRVERGFEANGFGLWAVERRADGQLLGFVGLSRPAVDVVVGGRPLSERVEIGWRLRRDAWGQGLASEAAREVLRDAFDPDGLALPEVVSFTAATNVRSRALMERLGLARDPADDFEHPALPPGHRLRPHVLYRASRDRPSPDGAPPATGS from the coding sequence GTGCTCACCACCGACCGCCTCCTCCTCCGCCGCTGGCGCGACGCCGACCGCGAGCCGTTCGCGGCGCTGAACGCGGACCCCGTCGTGATGGAGTTCTTCCCCTCGACGCGGACGCGCGCCGAGTCGGACGAGATGATCGACCGCGTCGAGCGGGGCTTCGAGGCGAACGGCTTCGGCCTCTGGGCCGTCGAGCGGCGCGCGGACGGCCAGCTGCTCGGCTTCGTCGGCCTGTCGCGCCCGGCGGTCGACGTGGTCGTCGGCGGCCGCCCGCTCTCCGAGCGCGTCGAGATCGGCTGGCGCCTGCGCCGCGACGCGTGGGGGCAGGGCCTCGCGAGCGAGGCCGCGCGCGAGGTGCTCCGCGACGCCTTCGACCCCGACGGGCTCGCCCTGCCCGAGGTCGTCAGCTTCACCGCCGCGACCAACGTCCGCTCCCGCGCGCTGATGGAGCGGCTCGGCCTCGCCCGCGACCCGGCCGACGACTTCGAGCACCCGGCCCTGCCGCCCGGCCACCGCCTCCGCCCCCACGTCCTCTACCGCGCCTCCCGCGATCGTCCCTCCCCGGACGGCGCTCCCCCGGCGACGGGGTCCTGA
- a CDS encoding gluconokinase, whose product MATLENAGAASSAPLVPGSARHPAHDSDPVLVVMGVSGSGKSTVAALVAERLGWDLAEGDDLHPDENVAKMAAGQPLDDDDRAPWLDTVSSWIVEHAMQGVPGVITCSALKRKYRDVLREHNVVFVYLQGSGDLIGGRMAERSGHFMPTTLLDSQVATLEPPQADERHIVVDATRTPEEEADDVLRLLGLAPVA is encoded by the coding sequence ATGGCGACCCTCGAGAACGCGGGCGCCGCCTCCTCGGCCCCGCTCGTGCCGGGGTCGGCTCGCCACCCGGCACACGACTCTGACCCGGTGCTCGTCGTCATGGGGGTGTCGGGGTCGGGCAAGTCGACCGTCGCCGCGCTCGTCGCCGAGCGCCTCGGCTGGGACCTCGCCGAGGGCGACGACCTGCACCCCGACGAGAACGTCGCGAAGATGGCCGCGGGCCAGCCTCTCGACGACGACGACCGTGCGCCGTGGCTCGACACGGTCTCGTCGTGGATCGTCGAGCACGCGATGCAGGGCGTCCCCGGCGTCATCACCTGCTCGGCCCTCAAGCGCAAGTACCGCGACGTGCTGCGCGAGCACAACGTCGTCTTCGTCTACCTGCAGGGCAGCGGCGACCTGATCGGCGGCCGGATGGCCGAGCGCTCGGGCCACTTCATGCCGACGACGCTGCTCGACTCGCAGGTCGCGACGCTCGAGCCGCCGCAGGCCGACGAGCGCCACATCGTCGTCGACGCCACCCGCACCCCTGAGGAGGAGGCGGACGACGTGCTGCGCCTGCTCGGCCTGGCGCCGGTCGCCTAG
- a CDS encoding 4'-phosphopantetheinyl transferase superfamily protein, giving the protein MTTVLFPPAPVSTWLVPLDDTADGVVASLRLARPEGDPASWLDADERVRAARLHDATDRHRWLISHVALRLLLGASLEVHPSAVEVVREACPRCGGPHGRPALAPGRPLRFSLSRSEGHALIALRRGLDVGVDLETASPTPAATATTGPSASDGLARWVRTEALLKSTGEGLARDPDAVTLRPLAPGVWGEHDVADETYGTDEDAGGPDVGPARTVADLALPGPFVAAVAGPGLDRARVRVHLPVTAAA; this is encoded by the coding sequence GTGACCACCGTCCTGTTCCCGCCGGCACCGGTGTCGACCTGGCTGGTGCCGCTCGACGACACGGCCGACGGCGTCGTCGCGTCGCTCCGGCTCGCGCGGCCGGAGGGCGACCCTGCGTCGTGGCTCGACGCCGACGAGCGGGTCAGGGCCGCGCGGCTGCACGACGCGACCGACCGTCATCGCTGGCTGATCTCGCACGTCGCTCTCCGCCTCCTGCTGGGCGCGTCGCTCGAGGTGCACCCGTCGGCGGTCGAGGTCGTCCGTGAGGCGTGTCCGCGCTGCGGCGGCCCGCACGGCCGCCCGGCGCTGGCGCCCGGCCGACCGCTGCGCTTCTCGCTCAGCCGCTCGGAGGGGCACGCTCTGATCGCCCTCCGCCGCGGGCTCGACGTCGGCGTCGACCTCGAGACCGCGAGCCCGACCCCGGCTGCGACCGCGACGACGGGCCCGTCGGCGTCCGACGGCCTGGCCCGGTGGGTGCGCACGGAGGCGCTGCTCAAGTCCACGGGCGAGGGCCTGGCCCGTGACCCCGACGCCGTGACGCTGCGGCCGCTGGCGCCGGGAGTCTGGGGCGAGCACGACGTCGCGGACGAGACCTACGGGACCGACGAGGACGCCGGGGGCCCCGACGTCGGCCCGGCCCGCACCGTCGCCGACCTCGCGCTGCCGGGGCCGTTCGTCGCCGCCGTCGCCGGCCCGGGGCTCGACCGAGCCCGCGTCCGCGTTCACCTCCCGGTCACCGCGGCGGCCTAG